A window of Pseudodesulfovibrio hydrargyri contains these coding sequences:
- a CDS encoding TRAP transporter substrate-binding protein, protein MRKILLTLTALALIGAGLASPARAESVRLTYSSFFPPTHIQSKLAEQWCNEVEMRTNKAVIIDFYPGGTLSPAKQCYDGVVEGISDIGQSALAYSRGRFPVMAAVDLPMGYQSGVQATAVANAVYDKFSPAEFDDVVPMYFHAHGPGLLFTVEKPVKTLADLKGLKIRSTGNSAKLIEALGGTPVAQPMPASYQSLQKGVVDGSVHPMESNKGWKLGEVVKHCTQSQCVGYTTTFFIVMNKRKWNEISPENQKIIEQINREWSVKHGQAWDASDAEGKQFLASKGGDFTELDPAEAQRWVQAARPVLDGYADGEGKAVDGKAVVEFIQAEMVKTP, encoded by the coding sequence CTGCTGACCCTGACGGCCCTGGCCCTGATCGGTGCCGGACTGGCCTCCCCGGCCCGCGCCGAGTCCGTGCGCCTGACCTATTCCAGCTTCTTCCCGCCCACGCACATCCAGTCCAAACTGGCCGAGCAGTGGTGCAACGAGGTGGAGATGCGCACGAACAAGGCGGTCATCATCGACTTCTACCCCGGCGGCACCCTGAGCCCCGCCAAGCAGTGCTACGACGGCGTGGTCGAGGGCATCTCCGACATCGGGCAAAGCGCCCTGGCCTACTCGCGCGGCCGCTTCCCGGTCATGGCCGCCGTGGACCTGCCCATGGGCTACCAGAGCGGGGTCCAGGCCACGGCCGTGGCCAACGCGGTCTACGACAAATTCTCGCCCGCCGAATTCGACGACGTGGTGCCCATGTACTTCCACGCCCACGGCCCGGGCCTGCTCTTCACCGTGGAGAAGCCGGTCAAGACCCTGGCCGACCTCAAGGGCCTCAAGATCCGCTCCACCGGCAACTCGGCCAAGCTCATCGAGGCGCTGGGCGGCACCCCGGTGGCCCAGCCCATGCCCGCCTCCTACCAGTCCCTGCAAAAGGGCGTGGTCGACGGCTCGGTCCATCCCATGGAGTCCAACAAGGGATGGAAACTCGGCGAAGTGGTCAAGCACTGCACCCAGTCCCAGTGCGTGGGCTACACCACCACCTTCTTCATCGTCATGAACAAGCGCAAATGGAACGAGATTTCGCCCGAGAACCAAAAGATCATCGAGCAGATCAACCGGGAATGGTCGGTCAAGCACGGCCAGGCCTGGGACGCCTCGGACGCCGAGGGCAAGCAGTTCCTGGCCTCCAAGGGCGGCGACTTCACCGAACTCGATCCCGCCGAGGCGCAACGTTGGGTGCAGGCCGCCCGGCCGGTGCTCGACGGCTACGCCGACGGCGAGGGCAAGGCCGTGGACGGCAAGGCCGTGGTCGAATTCATCCAGGCCGAGATGGTCAAAACCCCGTAA
- a CDS encoding TRAP transporter small permease produces MEEAKRPLHITEKIMRVIAAACLVGMAAMTGADVFLRGAFNTPIFGCEEIVAILGVVAVGFALPYAHYQKSHIGVEILVRRLPKRVRDGVGLATNLATLALVSIITWRMFLYAGTLAESGEVSMNLELPEYYVVYVLSFGFFVYALCLLADVVKFFTKRGA; encoded by the coding sequence ATGGAAGAAGCCAAGCGGCCGCTCCACATCACGGAAAAGATCATGCGCGTCATCGCGGCCGCCTGCCTGGTGGGCATGGCGGCCATGACCGGCGCGGACGTGTTCCTGCGCGGGGCGTTCAACACCCCCATCTTCGGCTGCGAGGAGATCGTGGCCATCCTCGGCGTGGTCGCCGTGGGCTTCGCCCTGCCATACGCCCACTACCAGAAGAGCCACATCGGCGTGGAAATCCTGGTCCGCCGCCTGCCCAAGCGGGTCCGCGACGGGGTGGGCCTGGCCACCAACCTGGCCACCCTGGCCCTGGTCTCGATCATCACCTGGCGCATGTTCCTCTACGCCGGAACCCTGGCCGAATCCGGCGAGGTCTCCATGAACCTGGAGCTGCCCGAGTACTACGTGGTCTACGTCCTGTCCTTCGGCTTCTTCGTCTACGCCCTCTGCCTGCTGGCGGACGTGGTCAAATTCTTCACAAAGCGGGGGGCCTAG